GAGCCTGTGCTGGCATTGCCTGCTACGTCCGGCAACCAGAAAGAAACGATTCTCAATGCCATCGATAACCTCAATGCTGGCGGGCCTACTGCCGGAGAAGCGGCCATTAAAATGGCTTACCGTATTGCTGGCGAACAGCTCATTCCTGGCGGAAATAACCGGGTGATACTGGCTACGGATGGAGATTTCAACGTAGGCATGAGCAGCGACGAAGAAATGGAGAAGCTGATCCTGGAACAGAAGAAAGGCGGCGTATTGCTGACCTGTCTTGGGTTTGGAATGAAGAATTATAAAGATTCCAAACTCCAGTCTATGTCGTCCAGAGGCGATGGTAACTTTGCCTATATCGATAATCTGGAAGAAGCTAACAAGATATTTGCCCGGGAATTCGGCAGTACCCTGTTTACTGTAGCCCGCGATGTACAGCCGGAAATACAATTCAATCCGGGGCATGTAAAATCGTATAGACTTATAGGTTATGAGAACAAAGTGATACCGATCGACAGTACTGTGAAGAATGAGTATGCCGGCGGTATTATAGGCAGCGGACATTGTGCTGTGGCTTTATACGAAATAGTGCCGGCAGGTCATCTTCCTGATTCTCTGCTGGCAACGGTAAAAGTATTTTACCGTGATCCGGAAGATACCGTTATAAAGATACTGCCAGGCCAGGTAAACACTACCCTGCAGCCATTCGATGAAGCCTCGGCTGATTGCCGTTTTGCGGCATCAGTGGCGTTGTTCGGCATGTTATTGCGAAAATCGTCTTACTGTGGCAAGGGCAATGTGGATATGGTATTGGAAATTGCACATAATGCCCTGGGCAACGATAATGGCGGCTATCGCCGGGAATTCCTGAAAATGGTAAAGATGGTGCGTAAATCGAAGCAGCTGAAATAAGCTATTTGGTAAGGCGATAACACTTTCTGATCATCTTCTGTTGGAAATCAAAGGGCAGGGTCTGATTAGTGATATCCCGTATAGACGTTGCCGTTATTTTATCTTCTTCCAGTACAAACCTGCGGTAATTATTGCTGAAGTATACCACCCCATCTTTTTTGGTAGCCAGCAGCACCTTGTTGAGTAAAGTCACGTGATCCCGCTGTATATCCAGGAACTCTTTCATCCGCTTGCTGTTGGAAAATGTAGGCGGGTCCATGATCACAAGGTCGTAAGTGTTCAGCTTCAGTGTGTCGAGGAACTGCAATACATCAGCATGTACAAAAGTATGGGCCGGATTATCGAAGCCGTTCAGCCGCATGTTTTCTTCCGCCCATGTCAGATAGGTTTTTGAGAGGTCCACAGACGTGATTTCAGTAGCTCCGCCTGCCGCAGCATACACAGAAAAGGAACCGGTGTAACAGAAAAGGTTCAATACCTTTTTATCTTTCGCTTCTTCTCTTACCATGCTGCGTGTGATGCGATGATCCAGGAATAGCCCTGTATCCAGGTAATCCGAGAGGTTCACTTTGAACTGAAGTCCGGCTTCATGCGCGGTAATAATATGGCTTTCCGCACTTAATTTTTCATACTGTCCCTGCCGGTTTTCCTTGCGCTGCCGCTGCTTCACCCAGATCTTATCAGGTGCTACATTCAGTACCCTGCTGATCAGCTCCAGGCAGCTATCCAGCCAGGCTTCATGGGCTTCATCGTCCATACCATGCCGGCGATTGTATTCAGCGATATACACATATTCTTCATATATCTCTATACTAAAGGGAAATTCGGGAATATCATCATCATACACACGGTAACAGGTAACCTGCTGCCGCCGGGCCAGTTTGGAAATATGCCGGAATACTTTCGTCAACCGGTTTTCGAACATCTGTAATTTCTGATCCATGATTTATTTAAAACGGGGGACAAGTTATAATACAAAAAGCTATCGGGGCGATTGAGGAAAGCAGGATCCACTGATGATCATTTCTTCAATCGCCCCGATAGCTTTGGGTGCTACGCTTTCAGCTTAGCTAAATATATCTCTTACTTTCTCAAAGAATCCTTTTTCGGATTTCTCAGGATTAGGTTTGAAGTTTTCGGAAGATTGTAATTTATCCAGCATCGCTTTTTCTTCCGGGCTAAGTGTTTGAGGCGTCCATACATTCACCTGAATAAGCTGATCGCCTTTTTCATATGAATTAACAGACGGGAATCCTTTGCCCTTCAGGCGGAAGATCTTACCACTCTGGGTTCCGGCCGGGATCTTGATTTTCGCTTTACCGTCGATGGTAGGTACTTCCAGCGAAGTGCCATAAACAGCGTCCGGGAAGGAGATATACAGGTCATATGCCACATTGAGGCCATCCCGCTGCAGTTCCGGATGCGGTTCTTCCTCGATCAGGATGAGCAGGTCGCCAGGTGCGCCGCCTCTTTCTCCGGCGTTGCCCTTGCCACTCATGCTCAACTGCATACCTTCCTGTACGCCTGCCGGGATATCGATGCTGACAGTTTCTTCGCCATACATGCGGCCTTCTCCTTTACAGTGGCCACATTTGCTGGTGATGATCTGGCCTTCTCCGTTACAGGTGGGGCAGGTAGTAACTGTTTGCATCTGGCCGAGGAAAGTTTGCGTTACTTTCCTTACCTGGCCTGATCCACCACAGGTATTACATGACTGGAATGAGTTTTTATCTTTAGCGCCGAGGCCACCACAGTGCTGGCAGGACACATACTTTTTAACCTTGATCTTCTTATTGGCACCTTTGGCTATTTCTTCATAGGTGAGCCTGATCTTAACCCGGAGATTGGAGCCACGGGTACCACGTCCGCGACGGCCACCACCACCACGGCCACCACCGCCGAAGAAGCTGCCGAAAATATCTTCGTTACCAAAAATGTCACCGAAGTTGGAGAAGATGTCGTCCATATTCATTCCGCCACCACCGCCAAATCCACCACGGTTGCCATTCACACCGGCATGTCCGAAACGGTCGTATTGCGCCCTTTTATCAGGATCACTCAACACTTCATAGGCTTCAGCTGCCTCTTTGAATTTTTCTTCTGCCTCCTTGTTATTCGGGTTGCGGTCAGGGTGATATTGCATCGCTACCTTGCGGTAAGCCTTTTTAATCTCATCCTGGGAGGCCGATTTGGTTACAACCAGTATTTCGTAATAATCTCTCTTGGTAGACATTATATAAATCACTTAATGCCGGTGCATACGCACCGGCCTTTGTTCGGTAAAAAATATTGCTTTGCGTCAGCTTTTAGCATAGGCAATCATTAGTGATTATGCCACATCGTCATCTTACTTACCCACAATTACCTTAGCATGACGTATCAATTTGTCATTCAGGTAATAACCAGGTTGCAATACATCCACCACTTTACCTTCCAATTCCGGGGTAGGAGCAGGAATCTCAGTAATGGCATCATGCAGATCCGGGTCGAACGAGGCATGTAAACTCTCCATAGGCTTCAGGCCCTTTGTTTGCAGGGTATTTCTCAGCTTATTGAAAACCAGCATTACGCCATCTTTAACAGCTTGCGCATCAGCAACGTTTTCTAACTGTTTTACTGCCCTGTCAGTATCATCCAATACATCCAGCAAAGATGTAATAACTTCTTTACCAGCTGTTTGCATCAGTTCTAAACGCTCCTTAGCAGTACGTTTGCGATAATTGTCAAATTCCGCCTGCAACCTGAGATATTTGTCTTTTATCTCGCTAATCTCCTGGTCTTTCTTCGCCAACTCTGCACCTTGCGCTGTTTCTGCAGCTTCATCTGACGTATTATTCGTATTTGAACTATTGCTTATATTTTCCTCTGGCATGCTTTTTTCGTTTTCGCTACCAGCGTTAGCCTGTCCGTTTGTCTGCATGTCTTTTTCGTTTTCTGTCATAATAAGTAATAATTGTCCGCGCTGATAAGCAGTCAATTTCTTTGCCAACAGGGCTCCGGGCGACAAAAAGACAGAAAACCGTTTCATTGCCCGCTAACCTCGTCACATTTATGCAGCGATCTTCTCCTTCGGCGGCCAAAAGCTGGCTGTCATTGTCTATCTTTGCCGCTCGAAATACAATAAATGACAAAAGTTTTTTTAAAGAAACAGATACAAAACAGGGTATTAGTAGGGCATCCCTGGGTTTTTGGTAATGAGGTGGCTGAAATAAAGGGAGAAGTGATTCCGGGAGATATCGTGGATGTATTTACGCATAAAGGCCTCTTCCTGGGCCGTGGGTATATCAACCCGCAATCCCAGATACTGGTCCGCCTGCTGACTCGCGACAAATCAGAAGAAATCAATGCAGAATTCTTTTACCGCCGGCTGCTGAAATGCTGGCAATACCGCCAGAAGCTGGGCTATGTGGAAAACTGCCGCCTAGTATTCGGTGAAGCAGATGATATGCCAGCACTGGTGATAGATAAATTCAACGACTATTTTGTGCTGCAAACCCTGGCACTGGGCATGGAAAAGTGGAAGGATGCTATTGTGAGCGCGATT
The genomic region above belongs to Chitinophaga sp. 180180018-3 and contains:
- a CDS encoding von Willebrand factor type A domain-containing protein; its protein translation is MLKYLLLLICWGGGLQAQTIQVSGAVEDSITHHPVSGVTVKVMDDTTNVVTNAFGLFKVEIPKATATLLFSRNGYQPKQLAVNKNERLVITLSPIRTDIDPVVLAKARAKMLHSSNPNYGNVSMGTHSFYNETYGATYENKFVRAGSHPVSTFAIDVDRAAYSNIRRFLRLKEKVPVDAVRIEEMVNYFHYDFPLPPPGNTLALYSYYMTCPWDTSHRLLQLAVKARALETDSFPPSNLVFLTDVSGSMGASNKLPLLQAAFRILVNNLRPIDKVAIVAYAGEPVLALPATSGNQKETILNAIDNLNAGGPTAGEAAIKMAYRIAGEQLIPGGNNRVILATDGDFNVGMSSDEEMEKLILEQKKGGVLLTCLGFGMKNYKDSKLQSMSSRGDGNFAYIDNLEEANKIFAREFGSTLFTVARDVQPEIQFNPGHVKSYRLIGYENKVIPIDSTVKNEYAGGIIGSGHCAVALYEIVPAGHLPDSLLATVKVFYRDPEDTVIKILPGQVNTTLQPFDEASADCRFAASVALFGMLLRKSSYCGKGNVDMVLEIAHNALGNDNGGYRREFLKMVKMVRKSKQLK
- a CDS encoding class I SAM-dependent methyltransferase, which gives rise to MDQKLQMFENRLTKVFRHISKLARRQQVTCYRVYDDDIPEFPFSIEIYEEYVYIAEYNRRHGMDDEAHEAWLDSCLELISRVLNVAPDKIWVKQRQRKENRQGQYEKLSAESHIITAHEAGLQFKVNLSDYLDTGLFLDHRITRSMVREEAKDKKVLNLFCYTGSFSVYAAAGGATEITSVDLSKTYLTWAEENMRLNGFDNPAHTFVHADVLQFLDTLKLNTYDLVIMDPPTFSNSKRMKEFLDIQRDHVTLLNKVLLATKKDGVVYFSNNYRRFVLEEDKITATSIRDITNQTLPFDFQQKMIRKCYRLTK
- the dnaJ gene encoding molecular chaperone DnaJ, whose protein sequence is MSTKRDYYEILVVTKSASQDEIKKAYRKVAMQYHPDRNPNNKEAEEKFKEAAEAYEVLSDPDKRAQYDRFGHAGVNGNRGGFGGGGGMNMDDIFSNFGDIFGNEDIFGSFFGGGGRGGGGRRGRGTRGSNLRVKIRLTYEEIAKGANKKIKVKKYVSCQHCGGLGAKDKNSFQSCNTCGGSGQVRKVTQTFLGQMQTVTTCPTCNGEGQIITSKCGHCKGEGRMYGEETVSIDIPAGVQEGMQLSMSGKGNAGERGGAPGDLLILIEEEPHPELQRDGLNVAYDLYISFPDAVYGTSLEVPTIDGKAKIKIPAGTQSGKIFRLKGKGFPSVNSYEKGDQLIQVNVWTPQTLSPEEKAMLDKLQSSENFKPNPEKSEKGFFEKVRDIFS
- a CDS encoding nucleotide exchange factor GrpE, which gives rise to MTENEKDMQTNGQANAGSENEKSMPEENISNSSNTNNTSDEAAETAQGAELAKKDQEISEIKDKYLRLQAEFDNYRKRTAKERLELMQTAGKEVITSLLDVLDDTDRAVKQLENVADAQAVKDGVMLVFNKLRNTLQTKGLKPMESLHASFDPDLHDAITEIPAPTPELEGKVVDVLQPGYYLNDKLIRHAKVIVGK